The genomic segment gctGGCTGTGGCTACATCTTTATGATACAAATATGATAGTGGTGTCAATCTTCTCATCAAATTGCAGCAATAAAATTAACGACCATATATGAATCAATTTATTCCTAACTACCTAAATTGTTAACACTCTACAACACAGACCAACACTCAACAGTCCTTAAACATCCACCACCAGGTTACCTTCAACAGCactggatgatttttttttttactcttcacTGTGAAtcaaaaaacatacagtacttCACTAACATTAGCTGCTTACATGTGGAAGTTTAAAATAGTATGAGGTGTTATGGTACAGAGAAACATTagacttttgtctttttgctgtgtttttaaacataacTGGAACTGTCGTATGTGTGAGATGGAAAACATCCCACTGCTGCATTTCTGTCGTAGAGTTACTACAGTTTAATTTCTTCCCgtggaagagagaaaaattCATTTCTGTGTCCCTTACATGAGAAATTTTATAGCCAGTGCTactgtgtacgtgtgtgtgtgagtgagaaagtgagagtgtgttcgtaaaaaaaaaaaagagaatcaaaATCAGTCATTTTCTCGGCCCCTTGAATGCTTCGTGAAACCTTTAGTttctcaaaacatgttttttttgtgtgaaatgtttgaaaggAAACGTAAACATGTCTTCTAACATCACTTAGGTAATGCACAAGGCTGAAAATGGTTCATTCTTATATGAAAGCAAATCAATTCTTATGATCAATTATTCACATGAATCAATGAGACACATGCTACTGTGACAATTTTataacatttgatttttaatgtttgatttttacaaagTGTAACTTTTTTCCAGCTGTGGTATTCTTGTTTTCTAGTTAAtgttaaacatgaaataaatgtgaGAAAATTTGAGAAATTATGACTTATTTccccccctttaaaaaaatatataaaaatagcATTTTTTTAAGAGAATGTGTTTTTTGGAAATTGCACTTATTTTCTTAATTCTACAATGTGATAAAAGTTTTCAGTCTGTCTCCAAATACTCCCGTGTTTGCTCTGCAGAACTCCCATCACATTTCCCAATAAATCTGTATATGAAGCCACTCTTGCGTGCTTCGTGGGGGGCTGACCTTGGTCACACTTTTTCAGCCAAGACTTACTGATCAATTATGGGCTTTCCCAGCCTCCTCGCTGCCTGGCATATGGGCGCTTAAAGGCTGCGAgagtggaggagaaagaggggtaTCATTTCATGTGGAGATCAGGGCCTATAGGCAGTGAATGGGTGGATTTAGGGGGGGGGACTATGAATAAGGGAAGGGGGTCCACGCTTgtaccaaaaagaaaagaatctcCCACAGATCAGGGAAGAGCCGTTTTGGGAATATTcatgatgaggatgaggaggcaTCATGAATTCATGTGTGTCTCCCTGACTTGCACGGATCATCTTTTCAGTAAACACCGATGTGTGCTGAGCCGGGTTATCCTGCTTTTCGGTGTTTGTTTGCCATGTAGTTTGGTGGATAGTGTTGCCTCTCCACAAAGCAATATGGGTTTTTGTGTACTCTTGCTGTATTCCTTTTGTGTGGTTAGAGTAACAGATGGGGAGTGGTGGAAAAGACATAAAGAAGCTAAAACACACAGCCTTTCTTCCTCACAGCTAGCTACTCGCTCCAAAAGATTTTCTCAAGCTTGAGCTCAGACGTGTGCGATTTTGAGCATTTTGGACTTCATCTCCTTCCTCAGTTACCCATATGTTTTATTGTCTGAATCAAGATTTTGGCCTTTGCACATAGTCTTTGTTTACAGTGTCTTTACTCAGAAAACAGAGACTCCAGCCCCTGGAATAAATTCCAGACGAACAGCAACTGAAACACACTTCTCTGGACCAGAAGTTCAGACTTTCTGGTGCTTTTTCGATGTCTCAATTAACACCTGTCACTCGTTGGTTTGTTGGATACTCATTTTGCCTTTGCCTTGATTAATAGTCAGGACACAAGGCCAACCTGATGCTCTCTTTTGGTCGGCCTCGTTTATCAGATGACACAAAGGCACCCACGTCTGCTAAAAGGTCTGTGACCCACCAGACGGTCACAAAgatcctttcctccctcctgtcCCCTAAGCATGGGCTCCTTCCCCTGGCCTTCACAGCGTCCACGTCCCCCTTCCTTTATCAGTCCTCGCAGGCCTGAATGGGCTCTGTGGTTGGTCAATAAATTCAGTGATTCAGGGGGTGGACAGTTGCAGCCGTGTTAACGTTTGTTCGCAGCCTTGTCGGAGGGACGGGCCCCGCCCCGCCGCTCTTTGTCCTCAGTGGTCCCTCAACAGGTTAGAAGTCAATGGAGGGCCTTGTGTGGAGGTGGCGGGGGCACGGATGGAGCCGCCTCTCACATGGCGTTCACACAGGAGGAGGACCGGCCCAGGATCACTGTGACACTTGTTAGTGTGGGGGCCTCCACACAACATCCCCAGGTTTCCTCTCTATTCCTGTCCTCTCGAGGGCCCTGCGCGATATTCAGTGCTTTAAACAAACCGATGGTTGAGGCTGTAGGGTTTGCGTTGCTGTAAGGTGATCTGCACTCAGAGGCCTGCAGTGACCACAGAGAAAAGAAGTGCACAAGTGTATCTTACAAATCTCAGTTTACAGATCAGACTTACAATGAAACGAGGTCAGGCCTTTACTTAGAGCACAATCTGTAGTGCGGGTGAATTCAGTATTTTAATTTATACTAGAGAAGCATGAATGAGaaatttcttttcttttacctgGCCCCTGTTTCTATACATTTAGGTCAGTAAATGACTCAAAGGTTTAAATGTTCTTGAATTTCTCTTGTCAATTACTTCAGTCTGGGACTTGGTTCAAATGGCTGCACATTATCCTTTGGGGCAATTAAAGGCACACAAGTTAGGTTGTGaaaaaggtcttttttttttggtcagatTGCTTTAGAAGTCTCTGCTAACATCACAGAAAGGAACCCCACAGTATTTGAGCAGGAAATAAAGTGGCTCAAGTGGAAATCTCAGTCAGAAATCTTGCGGTATAGAGGCTTgttgcaggaagaggagggtggaGATCTCAGTCAAAGAGATTGGACAGCAGAGTTTGGAAATAAAGAGAATCTAAACAAGCAAGAATTGAGTGCAAAAGTCATTGTAGGAGCCACGTGTGCGTGTTATTGTTTCTCATTTCTGTATTATAGTGACAATAGTTCATGTGGGTTATTGGTCAGGTGGAATCGTTAGGTGTTTATAGTTCATGGGTGAACAGAAAGTTAGTTGGTTTACAATTCTTACTGTAAACATGTGACATATAATCTCAGCAGCAGTAGTTAACAAACTGGATTTATATCTTCATTTAATATCATCATCACGGTAAATTCTGCCTGCTTCATCATCTTGCAATACACGAGAACGTCAGCCAAAGTAATACCATTATGgacaattgttttgttttgcatgcGCATCAGGACAATTCCACGCACCTTTTCAAGTGACTAAAAGTTGGTTTGGACATTCGGACATTAGATAGTCTCTACAGTCATGGCTGCATATTTAGAGGATTTCTAAAATGTAGACGAGGCATTGAGTTAGAAGGTcattgtttttaactgaggtAAAGTTTACAGATGAAGAACTTCCAGAAATTAAGGAAATAATAAGGACAGATAGAGAGGGCCAAcaaggagaggggggaggacaAGGTGCTGCAAAGCTGGAAGGTTCTGTAATCTGGTGTTTCCTGATTGTGATGGGAGTCTATGACAACTGGAGAAAAATGATTCTGTCATAGAAAGGAGTGTGTGTTGATGAGTGGTTAGTGGTCTAAAACAAATATCTACCCTCACCTCCCTCAATGAAGTTGTTACTGTCCTCCTTTCTGCAACTAAAAATGGCGGGGGTCCTTTCTGTGATGTTCCAAAGCATTGAAACTAATGATCCAAGCCTATCagtggcaaacacacacaaaaaaaacgctTTTTATGGACATATCTTGTTGTCTTAAATTGCCCCAAAGCATTGCATTGCAGCTATTACAGCATTGTCGTGGCTGCAATGCTCTTGAGCAATACCAAAAACCTATTGGCCATTTATACAACTAAACATAAAAATGATGGCCCTTTTTATCAAATATGAGAATTCATCTTCAGTGCACTCTTGTGACGTGGACACCGTCACTGTCCACTTACTGCGACGAGAAGTGGACAGTCAAGTTGTGAGAGAGTTGGATAGCAGAGTTTGGAAAAACTGCTAATCTAGAGAAactgcaagaagaaaaaaaaaatggtcacGGCTGCATATTCAGATAAgttataaaacatgtaaaaaaaaaaaaaagggtccagGTTGAAAACTTTAGAAACCCCCTTTAGAGGATATGTGGTTCATGCTATAACACTGTTTCTGAGTTATAGTTGGTGTTTAGGCCTCAGCCGAGGAAAAGTATGGGAACAAGCAAAccaggagaaaagagaaacagagaaccATAGATggaacaacacacaaacagaggaggGCTTTAGGAAAGCACAGAAAAAGACGCACAGAGACTGAAGAGGGACTTAGGGCTATGACTGAAGCCTAACTGTCATGAGAAGATGAGAGTTGCCATGGCCACCCAGGAGCCACCCAGCAAGCATGCAAGCGATGGGAGGCTCCAAAGGGGGGGTCCGGGGCCTGGGCCCGGGCTAGTGGATCACATGCACTAACCAGGGATTATGTGCATAAGAGATGAGCACTAAGCCGGCAGGTGAAGAAGGGAGGCCCTTGGACAAGGAGGGAGTCGAGCCATCCCTCTGGACAGCTCCCCCCTGTAAGAAGCGGGGACTTTTTTCCCAAGTGAGGCTGATCTCCAGCGTGTGAAGGAGACTCAGCCAGAGGTCCTCGAGTGCTGAAAGGGCATCCCCCGGGCTGCTTTCACTGCGTAAGTGGCCAAAACGCTGGTCTTGTGAGTCATCTTGAGCGGCAAGAATAGGCCATCTTCAGTTTCATAAATCCCAATGCAAACACACTCATGGATATGGACTAAGCATGGATGAGGATAAGCACCACATGGCGGGGCATCAGTGGGGAACTTGTTGAAGCTTCTTGGCTTGGTGCTGACTTAAAAGAACCAGTTCTATGATCTATCAGCCActaaaaagagaaatacataGAATATACGCACAAGCTTAACTTAACAGCTTATTTATGGAGCAGAGCCTCATTCTAAGGCCAGGATCAACAGGTTCACAGGTTGTTTGTCTGCAGGGAATCAATGCTCGTAATATCCATGGCCTTACAGGAATGTGTTTGAACCTTGATTGCACAAAGAAATCACATTCCCATGGTGCAcaggaagaaaacacacagttaaCCAAACCTCCCCCCCAACACCTTTTCAAGGCGATAGTATCCCTGAACATATTAACATGTAAATACACTTAGATACTTTGACAATGCACTGAAATGCATATAATCTACATGCTAACTAGTCCTTTAAAGAGTTTCCACTGCTGAATGTGCTTTGGAAACACTTTCATGTCTGggttttaaaaattaaacatgaGGCCTCTCTCAGAATCTCCAAAAGCGTTTTTCAATTTGATGAGGGATAAGGCGATGACTGGGCTCTGGCTTTTCAAAGGAGGAGACCCAGAGTTCAATATGACTTCAGTCTCATTGCCTTTGCCTCAAAGATGAAGATCTAAatgctgtttctcttttttttaacgaaGGCACCCACAATGTTAGGTGACAGATGGCAGGTTGTTTTGCAGGAATACCAGTTGCTATGGTGCCAGCTTCACTCGCCACAGCTCAGCATCCTTGCTGCTGGGGTACTGACTTGGAATAAGCGGGCTTGAAACTCCACAGGTTGTTGTTGACAAACATGAGCCCAGATGAGTCTGCTAATCTCCTGCTCCTTTATCCGCTCTTTATTGCCGTATAAACAGGCCTGAATGCGCTAAAAAAACTAAACCTCTGTTTTCAGCCTTCTCTTATCTCACGCGGGGTTTAATCTAATGCCCTCTACCCTTTTTACATCTCTGCCTTCGCTAAATTCGACCATATTTTTGATTCACTAcattaccatgacaaccagtTATTTCCCATCCTTGAGCCTCCCCTCCGTCCGGCTCCTCTTCTCCATTGATACTTCTACCTCCCCCCTAccccttctttttttgtccaaataaaacaaagcaggGAGTGAATGCGCACTGAGGTAGGTAAATGTATTCAGTGACATCAGCCAGGACGAGTCTATTCTGCTGGATTCCTGTACCACTTGTTTCCAGCCTTGTCTGGGGGCCGGACACTCTGTTGGGCCCATTGTCCCGTGTGTATTCCACACAGGCCCGCAATTAATGGAGGCCTTGTCTAAGGCTTCTGGAGCAGAAACTGCTGTTGGGGAGGGGGACAAAAGGCGGGCAGAGCTGGAGGGAGTTGCTATGGGAGGGCCCCCCTTCCCTCTTTAAGGGGAGATTCAAAGAGAGGAGGGACGGAGAGCGAGCAGAGCGCTGGAGGAGATGTTTAAGTGATCCCTCTGTCTGCCTGGCCCGAGATGTTTTCATACAAGCAGTTAAAAGGAAACCTTTGCAGTATTAGATGGTGAGGATGGCGAGGATGGTCATTTCTCTGCCCACACGAAGGCCGGAGGGAGAAAAGGGCGGGGGCTTTTAGTCCAGGTGAAGATGGAAAATGGAAACTGACAACTGGCCATTCAATCAGTGCACCAGTGATACACATCTAATTATAGCAACTCTTGTTTTGACATCTTTCAGATCGCTAAGACTACATAAACTAACATAAACCATAGATTGAAATGCATAATCCTAGGTTAGGCCTTATCTCATGCAATAACCAATTTTACACAGATGACAAAAACCAAACCTGTAAAACGTCAAAGCAGGTAGCTGTCCACCAATGTGTCTGGTTTCTGCACGAGGTCTCTGCAAATAATGAGAGTCATAGGATAGTTTTTGATGTAATTTgctgctaaataaaaaaaatattgattcattTCAGCTACCCTGCTAGCTTTTACTTATAGAAACATACAATAATTCATATTACTTGATAGATTATAGAGATTACAGAGCTGGCCCTCTGAGAAATGCCTTCTTCTACACTTTGTAAAGATGAGTCTGTCCTCAGAGTACCCTGACTAAGACATTAAGATCATGACTGAAATGTGGAAGGTAACCTCCTGGATGATCCCAGGCTGAAATGTGTTGGTTAGTGTCATTTTATCATCTGTTGGGTCATGGCTCACAGGTTTTTAGAAAACCTGTTGCAGATATCAATTATAATAGCTTACTGTGGGCTTGTTGAAGGCTAAATATTTAAGAGTTTGTACATCACAGAGTATTTAACTAATATTCAAAAGAGGTTTGTAATTTAACCACAGAGTCTGAGGTGAGGATTCCTTTCAGttttattgttaaaataaaactttttgaaTTATATTGAATGCAATCCTCCACCTGCAAGGGCGATGCTTAACAACGGCCATCATCTCTTTATAATGTGGAcattttgttgtagttttttctgtttgttttttaaattctactTCAACTTATTTCGTaacacttttcttttacatGATGTCTTCTTTGTTGTCCGCTTTCGAATAAGATTACACAGACAGTTGATTTTAATGACTTACATGCTTTTGTGTCAAATATGTTTAAACACAAGGCACAGATATAGAACAAAGTCCTGGTTTTTATCAGTCTTACCTCGCCTAGTTCCtactgaatttaaaaacatgttcaatttTCTCCAATAAACCAAAGCAAAGAGGAATAATAGAAATCCTCCGCCCCTGGTTCCCTCTCCCGGTTATCAGACTCTTGTTAGACCTTGATAGTTTTCTAGCCCGACCCTCCCATCTCTGGGTTCCCACACTGATACAGATCAGAGCCGTCAATAAACCTACATCATCGTCTGCACAATAAAGGGCTGTTTGTGTCGGGGCAGGCTCGCTGAAAACACAACTGATGGgatgttatttattgttgcaCAGCTCTCATCTGCACTGAGCAGATTCTGTCTATATTAATGGAGGTTCTTGTTAACCTATCCAGATAGAAGATTAACTGTGCAGTTTGTGTGATCCCAGGGGAGCGCTTCACAAATACCCATCTTtttattcaaggaaatatcaACACTGTTTGTCACTTACCTTGGACTTTAAATAATCGTATAATGAGTAAACTCAGTTTGGCTAGAGGTTTGACTTGATTTACTTTGGCTTAATCTAATACAGACTCAGGTCAAAAAGCCAGTGGTGCCTGAAGTCGTCTcactcacacagagagaagaagcagAGGATGCAGAAAGTGACCTGCTTCTGGGGTCATTTCACCTCTGAGGGTTTAGGAGCTTTAAGGAGAGTGTTTGAAGTCTATCAGGAAAGATATAAACCTGTGCCAGACAGAGACGTCTGTCAGATCATTTGTTGAAATGAAACCATGCAACCAGATGATGTTTTTACTTATCATTGCAGCCAAAGTTAATAATAATCAATATTGAtcagaataatttaaaaatgtattgtgtgctttaaaaaaggaaatgctaaaactgtgcaacaaatctttaaaaatcaggataaaaagtaaaaaatatttacGAATCATACTTTTTTGTTACAAaattttttctaaataaaaactcatcagtgtttgtttgctAAATCTTAAGGCTATTTTTATGCAGTTACTTCTGACCAAAAGCATTATTTCAGAATAAACATCACAAAAGGTCAGGTGTAgacaaaaaacagtttaaatataaatatgtgatACACTTACATTAAAAATCAAGCATATAATGTTGAAAGCTGTCCCTGAGAATATGCATTGCTTTGTCTTGTTAATATATACATTCAACAAAGCAGTGGTATTTATATGGTACgatagaaacagagaggaaacgGACATTTCCTCttgtaaaaatcaataaaacaattcaGTCACTTTTGACAATAAAATGTACTTCAAAAGCAATTCAGTTTCTTAATTTTTACTAAATAGATGCACCAAAGATTTTTTGGGGAAATAATTGCTGATACAGCCTAAGTTAATGTAAGCCTTTCACTGTCTTTAATGAGTTTTTACGGTGCTAAATAACTCTTTAACTTCACCTCTGTGATAAGAGAAGAAGATGTCAGAGTTCTTGTTAGTAAGTGGACAGCTGAGTGTGTCATAGATTTTCTTCTTCACTGGACATCAGGCCTGGAGTGTGTCAGAGGACGAGGTGCTAAAGCACTCAATGCCCTGAGAAAGACtggctgtgtgtatgtggaaaGGAGGGACTCTTTATAAGTGCACTTGTAATTGGATGCATTGCAGTGagtaaaataatacaataattgATCTCAACACCTTAAATTAATTCCCATTCAACATAATAAGTAGAATCATAAAttcctgtttgtcttcagtaaaaaaaaaaatcctaatcaTGCTATTGGGAATCCATTTAGCATTGGaggtgaataaaaaataaaaataaaattcattcatttaaaaacaatcataTATTTACATGATACAATTTTGAGAGAAGCTTTCCCACTTGGTGGAGCAATaaacaaatcattatttaataAAGGCAATTCTTTAATACAGGTTAACAGCCCAAAGTGATTTCCAAGTCTGATCAAGGCCAAACATGGAACATATTGCAGTAAGAAAGAAGACGCAAGAAACTTTTCAGAAACgaagctttttttaatttttcaaatgcaggaaaatgaataaaatgtcaaatggaTTATAGCATAATAACCGATCTATCCAAACTTTAGTGTTGGATTAAACGtcataataatttatttatatcGCTTTCATTTTGCAGGACTTTTCTCCACGTGTCGACACAATATTTCAACACTCGTGaagatctttattttatttgaaaggaAACACACCAGTTGGGCTGAAGAAAGTCCGCTTGTCTTCTAAACCTGAACTATGTCTTAACTTTTTAGCGTCAAAATCACTCAGCATCATGACAGGTAGCCAATGGCAGCGCCTGGTCGCACGAGCCCGCCGCCTCCCCGGCACCGTGTCCCGCGCGCTCATTGGACAGAGAGGAGAACCACACGAGCCACTCGCGTGCAGTCTCGCGCTCTATAAATAAAACGTGGGGCGCTGGAAACATGAGCCGAGTTGATGTCAGCTTGTTTTGAGAGACAGAAGTCACcgcaaacatttgttttcagtgaACTGCACCGTGGTCTGCCAGGAGAAGGCGGGACCTACCGAGCTGGACTGACTTTTGATTGTTGTTCATCTTATTGTTTTTGATCAAGTTTTTTATTCAGACTTTTGATAAACCTGAAGATGCCTGCCGGGACTTTAACATCTCCATCTTCTGTGGCTGCACCACAGGCGAGAGGAGACGCCACACCTGAGAAACCCCGCACTCTAACAGAGAGCAGAAAGGTAGactatatgtgaccttttagaTTTTCTCTATTAGCCTATATAAATCTGTTTGTCAGCTCTTGAAGACAGTAGCCTAATCTaaactttgttcttgtttgaaGTCCTCTAAACCCATCATGGAGAAGCGGAGACGTGCGCGCATCAATGAGAGCTTAGGCCAACTGAAGACTCTCATCATGGACGCACTTAAGAAAGATGTAAGGACATGAGCactacatttttattcaaaggTATAATGAATTTAGTGACCATTGAGGGACCGAATAAACTATTAAATCaccactttttgtttctttagagCTCCAGACACTCAAAACTGGAGAAAGCAGACATCCTGGAAATGACTGTAAAGCACCTGAGGAACCTGCAGAGACTTCAGATGACCGGTGTGTATGTTAGCTATGCTCATGTGTGTGCAATTATAATAGGATGTAGATTTTTAGACGGTTAACATGTTCACACAGTCTCCAAGATTATTACACACTCACAGCTATTGTGCTTCACTTTGAAAACTGATTTCACGATGCATGacctgcatgaaaaaaaaatcagatgtgtcaataaatataaatacataaaatttaaaatgttcctCATATTTGTCATCTCTAAAACTTTTAAAGATTCTCTCTGTCATGTAGTTTTGCCAGTTCACTATATCTACTgacatttatttgtatatttgtattttcttctgcagctgctgttaaCACAGATCCGTCAGTCCTGGGTAAATACCGAGCTGGCTtcagtgagtgtgtgggtgAGGTCACCCATTTCCTGTCAACGTGCGAAGGGGTGAACACAGAGGTGAGGACACGCCTCCTTAGTCACTTGGCAGCCTGTGTTACCCAGATCAGCGCTGTGAACTTCTACACGCCTCACCCAGGTGCTCTGGGACTCGGACAGACAAATGTCCCTCAGGTGCCCTGCAAAAGCAGCTCAGCAATGCACGTCTCTTCAGAAGCGCTGAAGATGTACAGAGGATTCCAGGTGTTGCCAACGCCGGATGGACAGTTTGCGTTTCTTGTTCCCAGCACAGCCCTTGTGCCTCTGAGTGCACAGAACAGCCAGCTCATGTCGCCTGTTGCACCTGCAGTCACCTCAGACTCTGTGTGGAGGCCGTGGTAACTCATCTGTTGGAAATGGACTATCAGacaataatgaaacattttttttgtacattttgtaaatgtttttaaaacctaCTTGAGTGGGATGTttacacacattgtttttttgtatgtacatgtatattTGAGGCCTCTTATCTAGCTGTGACAGGCCTCAGGAGGTCTAGAAAGTCCTTGAAAGGTCTTTAAAAAGCACTGAATTTTTGGagatgaataaaatgtttttataaggTTTACAATGTGCTATATTTTTCTTGCAATTGCTTCTCTATCCCTTATTTTTTCTGAAGAATCCCATAAGATTGTCAAGTTGATTCTTAATTAATAAATGTTGCAGTTTTATaacactgcagttcctcagACCTGTGCAAAGTCAGTTCAATTAATATCCCTGTCATTGAAGCTGCTGAAATCTAGTGCTAAATTTACTGCCTTCTGTCTGGAGATCAATATGTCTGATGATAAGGAACCTGTAGGACATGTTAAGCCAAAGAAGTGGGCTGTCAGGGCAGAAAGACGCACAGGTGTGTGACAGATAGGAAGATAAGATTAAATTGATATGACATGATACTGAACCAGGGCTTGGCTAAATGATACCGGACTAAATAACTAATGTTTTTTGGTGCTATTTAAATGGCCTTCCCTGCATTATCCACCTTTATAAGAGATTTAATTGATAATCATATGAAGAACCAACCTTTTGACACAGGAGCCTgtaaaattgatttaaaaatatctgatgattacaattctacaattcacttagcagacgcttttatccaaagttaAAGATTAAAGTGTGAGTTTTCACAATAGCTCCTTAGCAGCAGAGTCGTCCAAATCTTTGTCCATTTAGCGGACAGTTGAAGCGCTGATGGTCTCAGCGTGTGTCCTGAGCGTGGTGCTTACACAGCGGGACACAAGCAGAGCGTGACCAGAGGTCACAGGTGCCCCTCATTCATGCCTTAAAGACAACTACGCTCCAGCAGCATGTTGCCCTGAAGCTGGCAACCCGTCAACGGACCTGGCAGCTCATCACCAGAAGACAGGGCTTCCCTTTGACAGCGTCACACAGTGGCACCTCCACaggcaaagacacacacacacacatgcacacacacatgcacgtttcacacacacacactcactcactcaaaGGATGTCTTCTTGCTTTCCTTTTAATGGACAACACACAATGTGAACATTTCTGTAGAAATTGAGAACATTGGCACTTTTGAATCTTGAGCTGTATCTGGCTTTATCTGAAACTGATCAACTTTTATAAAAAGGTTAATGTTCTTGTAGATGGTAAGGTTGTTTTTAATTAGATCACACTGTGTCACCAGGAttaaatcaaatacattttcatctaATCACACCTCACAAGTCCTGAATTTTGCGAT from the Labrus bergylta chromosome 4, fLabBer1.1, whole genome shotgun sequence genome contains:
- the LOC109996217 gene encoding transcription factor HES-1-B-like, whose amino-acid sequence is MPAGTLTSPSSVAAPQARGDATPEKPRTLTESRKSSKPIMEKRRRARINESLGQLKTLIMDALKKDSSRHSKLEKADILEMTVKHLRNLQRLQMTAAVNTDPSVLGKYRAGFSECVGEVTHFLSTCEGVNTEVRTRLLSHLAACVTQISAVNFYTPHPGALGLGQTNVPQVPCKSSSAMHVSSEALKMYRGFQVLPTPDGQFAFLVPSTALVPLSAQNSQLMSPVAPAVTSDSVWRPW